In the Oryza glaberrima chromosome 6, OglaRS2, whole genome shotgun sequence genome, one interval contains:
- the LOC127777671 gene encoding uncharacterized protein LOC127777671 yields MLAILVSVAFAQILAILSNSFAVGDAAAGYEYDGAADHPVLRMAVSTLTVAVPATFYVGVMELYARVTPVAPPLRRLLAVLAPGMAWITLFLGMPPLVVLLLG; encoded by the coding sequence ATGTTGGCCATCCTGGTCTCTGTCGCCTTCGCCCAGATCCTCGCGATCCTGTCCAACAGTTTCGCGgtgggcgacgccgccgcggggtACGAGTACGACGGCGCGGCCGACCACCCCGTCCTGCGCATGGCTGTCTCCACCCTGACCGTCGCCGTCCCGGCGACGTTCTACGTCGGCGTCATGGAGCTCTACGCCCGCGTcacgccggtggcgccgccgcttcGGCGGCTCCTCGCCGTTCTTGCGCCGGGGATGGCGTGGATCACACTCTTTCTTGGTATGCCGCCACTCGTCGTTCTGCTCCTCGGTTGA